The Penaeus chinensis breed Huanghai No. 1 chromosome 29, ASM1920278v2, whole genome shotgun sequence genome window below encodes:
- the LOC125040891 gene encoding glycine-rich cell wall structural protein 1-like isoform X4 codes for MKNQRALIAAASAMALLCLAVAEPVPYGGGRKGHGGSGSGFGSGVGGGGRGAGGSGFGSGGSGSSSGGSGFGSGGSGSSSGGSGFGSGGIGSGSGGSGFGSGGLGSSTSGSGFGSGGSGLGGAGSGSSGFGSGSGSGGLGGSGLGGSGAGAGQGYSGSGSSSFGSGVGGSGGLGGAGGSLGGGSTFGSTGGLGSSGGLGGSGGLGGSGTFGSSGGLGGSGGLGGSSGVGGSSGGFGGSSGVGGSSGGFGGSSGVGGSSGGFGGSGLGGSAGASKGGSGHLSTSYGVPN; via the exons ATGAAGAACCAACGAGCTTTG ATCGCTGCCGCTTCCGCGATGGCGCTGCTGTGCTTGGCTGTGGCCGAGCCCGTCCCTTACGGCGGCGGACGGAAAGGCCACGGCGGGTCCGGGTCTGGCTTTGGCAGTGGTGtcgggggtggaggaagaggagctggtgGATCAGGCttcggaagtggaggaagtggctCTAGTTCCGGTGGATCTGGCttcggaagtggaggaagtggctCTAGTTCCGGCGGATCAGGCTTCGGAAGTGGAGGAATTGGCTCTGGTTCCGGTGGATCAGGCTTCGGAAGTGGAGGACTGGGATCCAGCACTAGTGGATCAGGTTTTGGAAGTGGAGGGTCAGGATTAGGGGGTGCCGGTAGTGGCTCTAGTGGATTTGGATCAGGCTCTGGGAGTGGAGGATTAGGTGGATCAGGATTGGGCGGCAGCGGAGCCGGTGCTGGACAAGGTTACAGCGGCAGTGGAAGCAGCTCCTTTGGCAGTGGAGTTGGAGGCAGTGGAGGCCTTGGAGGAGCTGGTGGAAGCCTTGGAGGTGGCAGCACTTTTGGCTCCACTGGTGGTCTTGGCTCCTCTGGTGGACTTGGTGGCAGTGGAGGTCTTGGTG GCAGCGGCACTTTTGGCTCCTCTGGTGGACTTGGTGGCAGTGGAGGTCTTGGTGGCAGCAGTGGAGTCGGTGGAAGCAGTGGTGGCTTCGGAGGCAGCAGTGGAGTCGGTGGAAGCAGTGGTGGCTTCGGAGGCAGCAGTGGAGTCGGTGGAAGCAGTGGTGGCTTCGGAGGCAGCGGCCTGGGTGGTTCTGCAGGCGCAAG
- the LOC125040891 gene encoding glycine-rich cell wall structural protein-like isoform X1 — MKNQRALIAAASAMALLCLAVAEPVPYGGGRKGHGGSGSGFGSGVGGGGRGAGGSGFGSGGSGSSSGGSGFGSGGSGSSSGGSGFGSGGIGSGSGGSGFGSGGLGSSTSGSGFGSGGSGLGGAGSGSSGFGSGSGSGGLGGSGLGGSGAGAGQGYSGSGSSSFGSGVGGSGGLGGAGGSLGGGSTFGSTGGLGSSGGLGGSGGLGGSGGFGGAGGVGGSHGSGGSLGGGSSFGSSGGLGGSGTFGSSGGLGGSGGLGGSSGVGGSSGGFGGSSGVGGSSGGFGGSSGVGGSSGGFGGSGLGGSAGASKGGSGHLSTSYGVPN; from the exons ATGAAGAACCAACGAGCTTTG ATCGCTGCCGCTTCCGCGATGGCGCTGCTGTGCTTGGCTGTGGCCGAGCCCGTCCCTTACGGCGGCGGACGGAAAGGCCACGGCGGGTCCGGGTCTGGCTTTGGCAGTGGTGtcgggggtggaggaagaggagctggtgGATCAGGCttcggaagtggaggaagtggctCTAGTTCCGGTGGATCTGGCttcggaagtggaggaagtggctCTAGTTCCGGCGGATCAGGCTTCGGAAGTGGAGGAATTGGCTCTGGTTCCGGTGGATCAGGCTTCGGAAGTGGAGGACTGGGATCCAGCACTAGTGGATCAGGTTTTGGAAGTGGAGGGTCAGGATTAGGGGGTGCCGGTAGTGGCTCTAGTGGATTTGGATCAGGCTCTGGGAGTGGAGGATTAGGTGGATCAGGATTGGGCGGCAGCGGAGCCGGTGCTGGACAAGGTTACAGCGGCAGTGGAAGCAGCTCCTTTGGCAGTGGAGTTGGAGGCAGTGGAGGCCTTGGAGGAGCTGGTGGAAGCCTTGGAGGTGGCAGCACTTTTGGCTCCACTGGTGGTCTTGGCTCCTCTGGTGGACTTGGTGGCAGTGGAGGTCTTGGTGGCAGTGGCGGCTTTGGAGGAGCTGGTGGAGTTGGTGGCAGCCATGGAAGTGGTGGAAGCCTTGGAGGTGGCAGCAGTTTCGGTTCCAGTGGAGGCCTTGGAGGCAGCGGCACTTTTGGCTCCTCTGGTGGACTTGGTGGCAGTGGAGGTCTTGGTGGCAGCAGTGGAGTCGGTGGAAGCAGTGGTGGCTTCGGAGGCAGCAGTGGAGTCGGTGGAAGCAGTGGTGGCTTCGGAGGCAGCAGTGGAGTCGGTGGAAGCAGTGGTGGCTTCGGAGGCAGCGGCCTGGGTGGTTCTGCAGGCGCAAG